A genomic stretch from Telopea speciosissima isolate NSW1024214 ecotype Mountain lineage chromosome 7, Tspe_v1, whole genome shotgun sequence includes:
- the LOC122667755 gene encoding eukaryotic peptide chain release factor subunit 1-2 — protein MADGQETDKNIEIWKVKKLIKALESARGNGTSMISLIMPPRDQISRVTKMLGDEFGTASNIKSRVNRQSVLGAITSAQQRLKLYNKVPTNGLVLYTGTIVTEDGKEKKVTIDFEPFKPINASLYLCDNKFHTEALNELLESDDKFGFIVMDGNGTLFGTLSGNTREVLHKFTVDLPKKHGRGGQSALRFARLRMEKRHNYVRKTAELATQFFINPATSQPNVAGLILAGSADFKTELSQSDMFDPRLQAKILNVVDVSYGGENGFNQAIELSAEILSNVKFIQEKKLIGKYFEEISQDTGKYVFGVDDTLKALEMGAVETLIVWENLDINRYTLKNSSTGEIIIKHLNKDQEADQSNYRDSATSSELEVQEKVSLLEWFANEYKNFGCTLEFVTNKSQEGSQFCRGFGGIGGMLRYQLDIRSFDEVSDDGEVYEDSD, from the coding sequence ATGGCTGATGGACAAGAAACTGACAAGAACATTGAGATATGGAAGGTCAAGAAATTGATCAAGGCACTTGAATCTGCCAGAGGCAATGGTACCAGCATGATCTCACTGATCATGCCTCCACGTGATCAGATTTCTCGTGTCACTAAGATGTTAGGCGATGAATTTGGAACTGCTTCAAACATCAAAAGTAGGGTTAACCGTCAGTCAGTGCTGGGTGCTATTACATCGGCCCAGCAGAGGCTGAAGCTTTACAATAAGGTCCCTACTAATGGATTGGTACTGTATACTGGAACCATTGTAACAGAGGatgggaaggaaaagaaggtgaCTATTGACTTCGAACCTTTCAAACCTATCAATGCATCACTTTATCTCTGTGATAACAAGTTCCATACAGAGGCTCTAAATGAACTCTTAGAATCTGATGATAAATTTGGCTTTATTGTCATGGATGGAAATGGGACTCTTTTTGGGACATTAAGTGGAAACACGCGCGAGGTGCTTCATAAATTTACAGTTGATCTTCCAAAGAAGCACGGAAGGGGAGGGCAATCTGCTCTTCGGTTTGCCCGTCTTCGAATGGAGAAACGTCACAATTATGTGAGGAAAACAGCGGAGCTTGCAACACAATTTTTCATCAATCCTGCCACAAGTCAACCTAATGTTGCTGGATTAATACTTGCTGGATCAGCTGATTTTAAAACAGAGCTAAGCCAGTCAGATATGTTTGATCCCCGTCTCCAGGCCAAGATCCTGAATGTTGTTGATGTTTCTTATGGCGGGGAGAATGGTTTCAATCAAGCCATTGAACTTTCTGCGGAGATTCTATCAAACGTGAAGTTCATACAAGAGAAGAAACTGATTGGGAAGTATTTTGAGGAGATAAGCCAGGACACGGGGAAGTATGTCTTTGGTGTGGATGATACCCTGAAGGCTCTGGAGATGGGTGCTGTTGAGACACTTATTGTGTGGGAAAACCTGGACATTAACAGGTATACACTGAAGAATAGCAGTACAGGTGAAATTATTATAAAGCATTTGAACAAAGATCAAGAGGCTGATCAGAGCAACTACCGGGATTCTGCCACTAGTTCGGAATTGGAGGTTCAGGAGAAGGTTTCTCTGCTTGAGTGGTTTGCTAATGAGTACAAAAACTTTGGCTGCACTCTAGAATTTGTCACTAATAAATCCCAAGAAGGCTCCCAGTTCTGCAGAGGTTTTGGTGGCATTGGTGGCATGCTCCGCTACCAGCTTGATATCCGGTCCTTCGATGAGGTTTCTGATGACGGAGAAGTTTACGAGGATTCTGACTAG